The Engystomops pustulosus chromosome 1, aEngPut4.maternal, whole genome shotgun sequence genome has a window encoding:
- the TWNK gene encoding twinkle mtDNA helicase, with amino-acid sequence MTMMRLHRVFQGPRLLPCVRMKHGVAPAGFSRRHFKKDLLSILDSSVTPVTVTEIRQYLREHTISFHDGYSCLHVPSPFTPNKDNLLFIDKTTGRFLCKDSLLEGTWEDFKDSMDLLTKEGSTFLSPDTMTSYLEDSDSEEGERQINNMEMSRIWNKAVWIHDLEEDDAQIIKAMYNISKITNSTLNKFGVKCFQPTKSLVFPWYNPRDFTMKGLKLLSAVCRADVVDYIETLYPRPSHYNNLFGITVMGKKDTEVVITSREVDSLAIYQATGITTVSLPRGISCLPPVLLPYLEQFKRITLWLGDDLRAWEASKLFSRKLNIKRCSLIRPGDKQPSPLKALNLGLNLNKLIKASLPASHKSIISFRQLRSDVFSQLENIDQVAGVKWTRFPELNKLLKGHRKGELTVFTGPTGSGKTTFISEYALDLCTQGVNTLWGSFELNNVRLAKIMLTQFSLLRLEEQLDKYDQWADRFEELPLYFMTFHGEQNIKSVIDTMQHAVYMYDINHVIIDNLQFMMGQEHLFSDKFAVQDYIVGAFRKFATENVCHVTLVIHPRKEDDDKELQTSSIFGTAKASQEADNVLILQDRKLVSGQGKRHLQVSKNRYDGDVGVFSLEFNKSSLTFTCSKSKAKVKKVNKENETPDDVPDTTPAKKK; translated from the exons ATGACGATGATGCGATTACACCGGGTGTTCCAGGGGCCTCGCCTCCTCCCATGTGTTCGGATGAAGCATGGCGTAGCTCCCGCTGGATTTTCCCGCAGACATTTCAAGAAGGACCTGTTATCCATACTGGATAGCTCCGTCACCCCAGTGACTGTAACTGAGATCCGCCAGTATCTTAGAGAACACACTATCTCCTTCCATGATGGCTATAGTTGCCTGCATGTCCCCAGTCCCTTCACCCCTAACAAAGACAACCTGTTGTTCATTGACAAGACCACAGGCAGATTTCTGTGCAAGGACTCGCTGCTGGAGGGCACCTGGGAGGACTTTAAGGACAGTATGGATCTGCTCACAAAGGAGGGCTCCACTTTCCTTAGCCCTGATACCATGACAAGCTACTTGGAGGACAGCGACTCTGAGGAGGGAGAGAGGCAGATAAACAATATGGAGATGAGCAGGATCTGGAATAAAGCCGTGTGGATCCATGATCTGGAGGAGGACGATGCACAAATCATTAAAGCCATGTATAACATCTCTAAAATAACTAACAGCACACTTAACAAGTTTGGGGTCAAGTGTTTCCAACCAACCAAAAGTTTAGTGTTTCCATGGTATAACCCACGAGATTtcaccatgaaagggttaaagttgTTGTCTGCTGTGTGTCGGGCGGATGTGGTGGATTACATTGAGACTCTTTATCCCAGACCTTCTCATTACAACAACCTATTTGGAATTACGGTTATGGGCAAGAAGGACACAGAGGTGGTGATAACCAGCCGAGAAGTGGATAGTCTAGCTATATATCAAGCCACGGGCATAACCACAGTGTCTTTGCCACGTGGTATAAGTTGCCTCCCGCCTGTTCTTTTGCCGTATCTGGAGCAATTTAAGCGGATAACCCTGTGGCTTGGCGATGATCTGCGTGCTTGGGAAGCTTCCAAATTGTTCTCTCGGAAACTTAATATTAAGAGATGTTCTCTTATACGACCCGGGGATAAACAGCCTAGCCCACTAAAAGCCTTAAATCTCGGACTAAACTTAAACAAACTGATCAAAGCTTCTCTTCCGGCAAGTCACAAGTCTATCATTTCATTCCGTCAGCTCAGGAGTGATGTTTTTAGCCAGCTGGAGAATATAGACCAGGTTGCTGGGGTCAAATGGACAAGATTTCCAGAACTGAATAAGCTACTTAAAGGTCATCGGAAGGGAGAACTGACAGTATTTACAG GCCCAACTGGTAGTGGAAAAACTACATTCATCAGTGAATATGCTTTGGACTTGTGCAcgcaaggggttaacaccttaTGGGGGAGTTTTGAACTCAACAATGTCCGCTTGGCAAAAATCATGCTGACACAGTTCTCTCTGCTGCGTTTGGAGGAACAGCTAGACAAGTATGATCAGTGGGCAGATCGATTTGAAGAGTTGCCACTGTACTTTATGACTTTCCATGGAGAGCAAAATATAAA GTCTGTGATTGACACCATGCAACACGCAGTGTACATGTATGACATTAACCACGTAATCATTGATAACCTGCAGTTCATGATGGGTCAGGAGCATCTCTTTTCTGATAA ATTTGCGGTGCAGGATTACATAGTTGGGGCATTTAGGAAATTTGCTACAGAAAACGTCTGTCATGTGACTTTGGTCATTCATCCCAGGAAAGAAGATGATGACAAGGAATTACAAACATCCTCCATTTTTGGAACCGCAAAA GCGAGCCAAGAGGCAGATAATGTTCTCATACTTCAAGACAGAAAACTAGTCAGTGGTCAAGGGAAGAGACATCTACAAGTGTCTAAAAACCGGTATGATGGTGATGTTGGAGTTTTTTCACTGGAATTCAACAAGTCTTCATTGACTTTTACTTGTTCCAAGAGCAaggcaaaagtaaaaaaagttaacaaAGAAAATGAGACCCCTGATGATGTGCCAGATACGACACCAGCAAAGAAGAAGTAA